Proteins from a single region of Hordeum vulgare subsp. vulgare chromosome 6H, MorexV3_pseudomolecules_assembly, whole genome shotgun sequence:
- the LOC123405530 gene encoding defensin-like protein 124 → MKTIHMALLLAMILAASSLGGMAGEAVGPKYFQDTCSAVIPTGPKCEAAKCKADCARQFKGGVGGCAAQGCRCVYTCAFPK, encoded by the exons ATGAAGACCATCCATATGGCACTGCTCCTAGCCATGATCCTCGCCGCATCATCGTTAG GCGGCATGGCGGGCGAGGCGGTTGGCCCCAAGTACTTCCAAGACACTTGCTCGGCGGTGATCCCGACAGGTCCCAAGTGCGAGGCGGCTAAGTGCAAGGCGGACTGTGCGCGCCAGTTCAAgggtggagttggtggttgcGCCGCCCAGGGTTGCCGGTGCGTCTACACCTGCGCCTTCCcaaagtag